One genomic segment of Desulfocapsa sulfexigens DSM 10523 includes these proteins:
- a CDS encoding ATP-binding protein, with the protein MKIRSIIFLIVIALGLFPVLFLVALNLPKTMERLEYAAELETQARSQVGFTQLNARILCLKKSLIRSATLPSVYAAIEDSSGIPTLSNVVKRWFENDEQVKGMMLFNADGVELLSLHRKNSHFAPSDFSENHKDHLFFNQSLQVPDDQVLVRLVDQETDPFHRTGKEEYELIMSTPVILDSAVGAIGIMLMRIDMSHFLTNFTDSYWVTGDGNYVRGCVADSESSDRDSGEISDSCNAFDEFPDLNRSVSRDPIILSGNDKRKIAWVPLVFNKEHHVVMWVGTLIDDSAIKKWKMTLTVNVIVLIVVMTILVFIAANWISAKIEILQRDLLTRLDDIINKEKRIDFHWGGPLELQNLSRDLTAFSERYSLTCEARNLAEASLSESEDKFRSLTGSALDGIILMDNEGYITYWNEAAATIFGYSPEEALQHPIHSLINPRREGEDLSVEPLETGKSAESLSQTVELIARNEKGDDVYVELSLSSTTIKGKWHAIWIVRDISERKRSEDETRKQQQQLLHADKMISLGLLVSGVAHEINNPNSIALLNTPILFRAWESAKPILDEFFEENGDFSIAGLDYREMRQQLPRIFLELEESAQRIKQIVMDLKDYARQETSGQLVPVDITEVVKSGIRLTSNTIHKSTNKFITHFSPTPLMVLGNRQRLTQVVINLIQNSCEALETTDMSLTISTRYNKEVDGVEISIKDEGTGIAPENLKQVTDPFFTTKRSIGGTGLGLSVSAGIVKEHHGVMDFKSEFGKGTEVVIVFPACPAESKEN; encoded by the coding sequence ATGAAGATACGGAGTATTATTTTTCTGATTGTTATTGCATTAGGTCTTTTTCCTGTACTCTTTCTTGTTGCTCTTAATTTACCCAAAACCATGGAAAGATTAGAATATGCGGCAGAACTTGAAACTCAGGCCAGATCCCAGGTGGGGTTTACTCAGCTGAATGCCCGTATACTCTGTTTGAAGAAAAGTCTTATTCGTTCCGCGACACTTCCCTCCGTTTATGCAGCGATTGAAGATTCATCCGGAATACCTACTTTGTCAAATGTTGTGAAGAGATGGTTTGAGAATGATGAACAGGTAAAAGGTATGATGCTTTTCAATGCTGATGGAGTCGAACTTCTTTCCCTGCATAGAAAAAACAGTCACTTTGCCCCATCTGATTTTTCAGAAAATCATAAGGACCACCTGTTTTTTAATCAGTCGCTGCAGGTACCCGATGACCAGGTATTGGTCAGGTTGGTCGATCAGGAAACAGATCCCTTTCATCGTACCGGTAAAGAAGAATATGAACTGATTATGTCGACTCCAGTTATCCTGGATAGCGCCGTCGGAGCTATCGGTATTATGTTGATGCGTATTGACATGTCACATTTTTTAACAAATTTCACAGATTCTTACTGGGTTACAGGTGACGGCAATTATGTCCGTGGTTGTGTGGCTGACAGTGAATCATCGGATAGAGATTCTGGTGAGATCAGTGATTCCTGTAATGCTTTTGATGAGTTTCCCGATCTTAACAGAAGCGTATCCAGAGATCCTATTATATTGTCTGGAAATGATAAACGAAAAATAGCCTGGGTTCCTTTGGTCTTCAATAAGGAACACCACGTTGTGATGTGGGTTGGAACGCTGATTGATGACAGTGCAATAAAAAAATGGAAGATGACACTTACCGTAAATGTTATTGTGCTCATTGTTGTAATGACCATTCTTGTTTTTATTGCCGCAAACTGGATCTCTGCTAAAATTGAAATTCTTCAAAGGGATCTCCTGACACGGCTCGATGATATTATAAATAAAGAAAAACGGATCGATTTCCATTGGGGCGGACCTCTGGAATTGCAGAATTTATCACGTGATCTTACTGCATTCTCTGAACGCTACAGTTTAACCTGTGAGGCTAGAAACCTTGCCGAAGCCTCTCTGAGTGAAAGCGAAGACAAATTTCGAAGTCTTACCGGATCTGCACTTGACGGTATAATCCTCATGGATAATGAAGGATATATAACCTATTGGAACGAGGCAGCTGCTACAATATTTGGCTATAGTCCTGAGGAAGCCCTTCAACATCCCATCCATTCGCTGATTAATCCTCGCCGTGAAGGAGAGGATCTGTCAGTGGAACCCCTGGAAACCGGAAAGTCGGCAGAGAGTTTATCACAGACCGTTGAGCTTATCGCACGAAATGAAAAAGGAGATGACGTGTATGTGGAACTTTCACTGTCATCAACTACCATCAAAGGAAAGTGGCATGCCATCTGGATCGTCAGGGATATCAGTGAACGGAAGAGGAGTGAGGATGAAACAAGAAAACAGCAGCAGCAACTTCTCCATGCAGATAAGATGATTTCTCTTGGACTTCTTGTGTCAGGGGTTGCCCATGAAATTAATAATCCCAACTCTATTGCTCTTTTGAATACTCCGATACTCTTTCGTGCCTGGGAGAGTGCAAAGCCTATTTTGGATGAGTTTTTTGAAGAAAATGGAGACTTTTCCATCGCTGGCCTGGATTACAGGGAGATGCGTCAACAACTTCCTCGCATATTTTTAGAACTCGAAGAAAGTGCTCAGCGGATCAAGCAGATTGTTATGGATTTGAAAGATTATGCCAGACAGGAGACCAGTGGCCAATTGGTACCCGTTGATATCACAGAGGTCGTTAAATCCGGTATTCGCTTAACATCAAATACCATTCATAAGAGTACCAATAAATTTATAACTCATTTTTCTCCAACACCTCTTATGGTTCTTGGTAATAGGCAACGTCTAACCCAGGTTGTTATTAACCTTATTCAGAATAGCTGTGAGGCTCTTGAAACAACAGACATGTCCCTTACTATTTCAACCCGTTATAATAAGGAAGTTGATGGTGTGGAAATTTCTATAAAGGATGAAGGCACAGGAATAGCCCCTGAGAATTTAAAACAGGTAACAGATCCATTCTTTACGACAAAACGGTCAATTGGCGGGACAGGATTGGGACTTTCTGTCTCAGCTGGAATAGTTAAAGAACATCACGGAGTAATGGATTTTAAATCTGAGTTTGGAAAGGGGACAGAGGTTGTTATCGTTTTCCCTGCGTGCCCCGCAGAGAGTAAGGAAAATTAA
- a CDS encoding sigma-54-dependent transcriptional regulator, giving the protein MVKTLYPTLPVLLVDDENAWLNSFGLTLQVAGINNIVTCNDSRKVMELLRAQAISVLVLDLTMPHLAGDELLPQVVLDFPEVPVIIITGLDQVETAVSCMKLGAYDFFTKVTEEERLVTGVKRAITFGLLRRENSSLKEHFLKDELHNPDAFSHIITHNKSMRSIFQYIEAIATTGEPVLITGETGSGKELFAQAIHSLSGRAGEFVAVNIAGLDGTMLADTLFGHKKGAFSGADQSRKGLIATATDGSLFLDEIGDLTAQSQVKLLRLIQEREYYALGSDIALSTNVRMIFATHQNLDSLQESGEFRKDLFFRLRTHHVHIPPLRERLDDLPLLLDYFLDEAASRLNKAKPAYPNELPILLGTYNYPGNVRELQSMVFDALSKHRSRTLSMDVFKKYIESRMGTANDIEEEVTGETVFSILGTLPTLKASGRLLVKEALHRSQGNQAIAAQMLGITRQALNWRLKQQSEKD; this is encoded by the coding sequence ATGGTTAAAACTTTGTACCCAACATTACCGGTTTTATTGGTGGATGATGAAAATGCCTGGCTGAACAGTTTTGGACTGACTCTTCAGGTTGCCGGCATTAATAATATAGTGACTTGCAACGACTCCAGAAAAGTTATGGAGTTGTTGCGTGCTCAGGCCATAAGTGTTCTGGTTCTTGATCTTACCATGCCACACCTTGCAGGCGATGAACTGTTGCCTCAGGTGGTTCTTGATTTTCCTGAAGTGCCGGTAATCATTATTACTGGTTTGGATCAGGTTGAAACGGCTGTCTCCTGCATGAAACTCGGGGCTTATGATTTTTTCACAAAAGTTACCGAAGAAGAACGTTTAGTAACCGGAGTTAAACGGGCAATTACTTTTGGTTTGTTGCGTCGTGAAAACAGTTCGTTGAAGGAGCATTTCTTAAAAGATGAACTCCATAATCCCGATGCGTTCTCCCATATTATTACTCATAACAAATCTATGCGTTCAATTTTCCAGTATATTGAAGCCATCGCTACAACTGGTGAGCCGGTTTTAATAACTGGAGAAACAGGATCTGGGAAAGAACTATTTGCCCAGGCAATTCATTCACTTTCTGGGAGAGCCGGCGAGTTTGTCGCTGTGAACATAGCAGGACTTGATGGAACAATGCTTGCGGACACACTCTTTGGCCATAAAAAGGGGGCCTTTTCAGGGGCTGATCAAAGCCGCAAGGGCCTGATTGCCACTGCGACCGATGGCAGTCTTTTTCTCGATGAAATTGGTGATCTTACTGCCCAATCACAGGTTAAACTTTTGCGCCTGATACAGGAACGGGAATATTATGCACTTGGCTCTGACATTGCTCTAAGTACTAATGTACGCATGATATTTGCTACTCATCAAAACCTTGATTCATTGCAGGAGTCAGGGGAGTTCCGTAAAGATCTTTTTTTCAGGCTTCGAACGCACCATGTGCATATTCCACCTCTTCGTGAACGTCTGGATGACCTGCCGTTACTTTTAGATTATTTTCTGGACGAGGCAGCGAGCCGATTAAATAAGGCAAAACCTGCCTACCCTAACGAGTTACCTATTCTTTTGGGAACGTATAATTACCCTGGGAATGTTCGAGAATTGCAATCAATGGTTTTTGATGCCCTTTCTAAGCATCGCAGTCGAACACTGTCAATGGATGTTTTTAAAAAGTATATAGAGAGCAGAATGGGAACAGCCAATGATATTGAAGAAGAGGTGACTGGCGAAACAGTGTTCAGTATACTTGGAACCCTGCCTACCCTGAAAGCATCCGGGCGCTTACTTGTTAAGGAGGCATTGCACAGATCGCAGGGAAACCAGGCTATTGCAGCCCAAATGTTAGGTATTACAAGGCAGGCTCTTAATTGGCGGCTGAAGCAACAGTCTGAAAAAGACTAA
- a CDS encoding AF1514 family protein: MERIECLIEGYILDFEQARELGRVIAEKENDFATLVSWCDRDKGVHSPCCLKCELKGEPGWEVYGRNHEGRLRISVDSDRFVFIYS, from the coding sequence GTGGAAAGAATAGAGTGTCTAATAGAAGGATATATACTGGACTTTGAGCAGGCAAGGGAACTTGGCCGAGTTATAGCAGAAAAAGAAAATGACTTTGCAACTCTTGTTTCATGGTGTGATCGTGACAAGGGGGTGCATTCACCCTGTTGTCTCAAATGTGAACTGAAAGGGGAGCCGGGATGGGAGGTATATGGGCGGAATCATGAAGGGCGATTAAGGATCTCCGTAGATAGTGACAGGTTTGTCTTTATCTATTCATAG
- a CDS encoding 4Fe-4S dicluster domain-containing protein — protein sequence MQYGMIIDLERCVGCHACTIACRAEWEVPVPYQRNWVKRLGPTMTDDGMASTYYPGLCNHCDKPPCVEECPADVVERTFTDVKTGKTTTLEVAATWKDPFDGSVQVDKDRCLGCGACADACPYGARYVNPAQADDNSEGKVDKCTYCKPRVDQGLVPACVQTCIADARIFGDLDDPNSAVSQYVKKGAKGLEVQDGHIGPNSRYYGNKKDMGLLFADYTPKLADMGSVKRRAMMASMVKPAMRKAKDIGILGLAGAMLVKGLSEDKDNK from the coding sequence ATGCAATATGGAATGATCATAGATCTGGAACGCTGTGTCGGCTGTCATGCCTGCACTATTGCCTGTCGGGCAGAGTGGGAAGTTCCAGTTCCTTACCAGCGTAACTGGGTAAAACGTCTTGGCCCAACCATGACCGATGATGGAATGGCCTCAACCTACTATCCCGGACTTTGTAATCACTGTGACAAACCACCCTGTGTGGAGGAATGTCCTGCAGATGTCGTTGAAAGGACTTTCACAGATGTTAAAACAGGAAAAACTACCACTCTAGAGGTAGCAGCCACCTGGAAAGATCCATTTGATGGATCAGTACAAGTCGACAAGGATCGTTGTCTTGGTTGTGGTGCCTGTGCCGACGCCTGTCCTTACGGCGCACGTTATGTTAATCCTGCCCAAGCTGACGATAACAGCGAGGGAAAGGTCGACAAATGTACTTACTGTAAACCTCGTGTTGACCAGGGCCTTGTACCTGCCTGTGTTCAAACATGTATTGCCGATGCTCGTATTTTCGGTGATCTTGATGATCCTAATTCCGCCGTTTCACAGTACGTGAAGAAAGGTGCCAAAGGCCTTGAAGTACAAGATGGCCACATTGGTCCTAACTCTCGCTACTATGGCAACAAAAAGGATATGGGGCTTCTCTTTGCAGACTACACACCAAAACTTGCTGACATGGGTAGCGTTAAAAGACGTGCCATGATGGCTTCAATGGTGAAACCTGCTATGAGAAAAGCTAAAGATATCGGCATACTTGGACTTGCCGGTGCCATGCTTGTAAAAGGACTTTCTGAAGACAAGGACAATAAATAA